In Pseudopipra pipra isolate bDixPip1 chromosome 5, bDixPip1.hap1, whole genome shotgun sequence, the following proteins share a genomic window:
- the ATP6V1F gene encoding V-type proton ATPase subunit F: MAGRGKLIAVMGDEDTVTGFLLGGIGELDKHRRPNFLVVEKETSLAEIEETFRGFLAREDVGMILISQALAEQIRPAVAAHARALPAVLEIPSKDHPYDPARDSVLRRARGLFAPDELR; encoded by the exons ATGGCGGGCCGCGGGAAGCTGATCGCCGTGATGGGCGATGAGGACACGGTGACCGGGTTCCTGCTGGGCGGCATCGGCGAGCTGGACAAGCACCGGCGGCCCAACTTCCTGGTGGTGGAGAAGGAGACGAGCCTGGCCGAGATCGAGGAGACCTTTCG GGGTTTTCTGGCGCGGGAGGACGTGGGGATGATCCTGATCTCGCAGGCGCTGGCGGAGCAGATCCGGCCGGCGGTCGCAGCCCACGCCCGGGCGCTGCCCGCGGTGCTCGAGATCCCCTCCAAGGACCACCCGTACGACCCGGCCCGGGACTCGGTGCTGCGCCGCGCCCGCGGGCTCTTCGCTCCCGACGAGCTGCGATag
- the LOC135415202 gene encoding acrosin-like — MAWLWLLVLLALAGPVGGTWDTCEGTCGLRPMASDHNSLLPDYDPVALADGTSRVVGGTGVQPGAWPGIVSIQATWKNGTWHMCSGVLLSFQWVLTVAHCFIRAGDVYRWDVVIGATDLTQPGPEAKVRHIQRILVHQHYVAATARNDIALLELDRPVECSDYIQLGCVPDTSVRVSELKSCYIAGWSFATPGDVVLQEAKVHLMDTELCNSSRWYGGAVHPENLCAGYPRGGIDTCQGDSGGPLICKDNRADYFWLVGLSSWGRGCDKARHPGIYTSTQHFHNWILVQTGLSPAEGAGPEPEPAITSAPEQYLRPVTEPDISLTPEQQLRPAPEPDISSTPKHSQRPAPTSSASLLPTAFPLLILVQLLNLLQDFLPFLKDKKA; from the exons ATGGCTTGGCTGTggctcctggtcctgctggccctgGCCGGGCCCGTGGGTGGCACCTGGGACACCTGCGA AGGGACCTGCGGGCTCCGGCCCATGGCTTCCGACCACAACTCCCTGCTGCCCGACTACGACCCCGTGGCTTTGGCCGACGGCACGTCCCGCGTCGTGGGGGGCACCGGAGTCCAGCCGGGGGCCTGGCCCGGCATCGTCAGCATCCAGGCCACCTGGAAGAATGGCACGTGGCACATGTGCTCGGGTGTCCTCCTCAGCTTCCAGTGGGTCCTCACGGTCGCCCACTGCTTCATCAGGGCCGG GGACGTCTACCGGTGGGACGTGGTGATCGGGGCCACGGATCTGACTCAGCCGGGCCCCGAGGCCAAGGTGAGGCACATCCAGAGGATCCTGGTGCACCAGCACTACGTGGCTGCCACGGCAAGGAACGACATtgccctgctggagctggaccggCCCGTGGAGTGCAGTGACTACATCCAGCTGGGCTGTGTGCCCGACACCTCGGTGAGGGTCTCTGAGCTCAAATCCTGCTACATCGCGGGATGGAGTTTCGCCACACCAGGAG atgtggtgctgcaggaggcCAAGGTTCACCTCATGGACACAGAGCTCTGTAACAGCAGCCGCTGGTACGGGGGGGCCGTGCACCCCGAAAACCTGTGTGCTGGGTACCCGCGGGGCGGCATCGACACCTGCCAG GGGGACAGCGGGGGTCCCCTCATTTGTAAGGACAACAGAGCTGACTACTTCTGGCTGGTGGGGCTGAGCAGCTGGGGAAGAGGCTGTGACAAAGCCAGGCACCCCGGGATCTACACCTCCACTCAGCACTTCCACAACTGGATCCTGGTCCAGACGGGCCTGAGCCCAGCAGAAGGAGCCGGTCCAGAACCAGAGCCAGCCATCACCTCGGCCCCCGAGCAGTATCTGAGGCCAGTGACAGAGCCAGACATCAGCCTGacccctgagcagcagctgaggccAGCGCCAGAGCCAGACATCAGCTCGACCCCCAAGCACAGCCAGAGACCGGCACCGACCTCCTCGGCCTCATTACTGCCCACGGCATTCCCACTCCTCATCCTGGTGCAACTCCTGAACCTGCTGCAGGACTTCCTGCCTTTCCTGAAGGACAAAAAGGCTTAA
- the LOC135415216 gene encoding rab-like protein 2A isoform X2, translating to MHASYYHQAHACIMVFDVQRKVTYKNLNSWYRELREFRPEIPCIVVANKIDADMKVTQKSFNFARKFSLPFYFVSAADGTNVVKLFNDAIRLAVAYKQHSGDFMDQVLQELESFDLQKTNEDLSDKEKSCPEEETPSA from the exons ATGCACGCCTCCTACTACCACCAGGCCCACGCCTGCATCATG GTGTTTGATGTGCAGCGGAAGGTCACCTACAAGAACCTGAACAGCTGGTACAGGGAGCTGAGGGAATTCCGCCCGGAGATTCCCTGCATTGTGGTGGCCAACAAGATTGATG CGGACATGAAGGTGACCCAGAAAAGCTTCAACTTTGCCCGGAAGTTCAGTTTGCCCTTTTACTTTGTGTCTGCTGCCGACGGCACCAACGTGGTGAAG CTCTTCAACGATGCCATCAGACTGGCCGTGGCTTACAAACAGCACTCGGGAGACTTCATGGACCAggtcctgcaggagctggag AGCTTTGACCTGCAGAAGACGAACGAGGATTTGTCAGATAAAGAGAAGAGCTGCCCTGAAGAGGAAACCCCATCTGCCTAA
- the LOC135415216 gene encoding rab-like protein 2A isoform X1: protein MAAAEGPRLREREEARDGARDEAAAGAEETVKIICLGDSAVGKSKLLERFLLDGFRPQQLSTFALTLYQHRARVGGQQVRVDFWDTAGQERFQSMHASYYHQAHACIMVFDVQRKVTYKNLNSWYRELREFRPEIPCIVVANKIDADMKVTQKSFNFARKFSLPFYFVSAADGTNVVKLFNDAIRLAVAYKQHSGDFMDQVLQELESFDLQKTNEDLSDKEKSCPEEETPSA, encoded by the exons ATGGCGGCGGCGGAGGGGCCGCGGCTGCGGGAGCGGGAGGAAGCCCGGGACGGGGCGCGGGACGAGGCCGCGGCCGGCGCTGAGGAGACGGTGAAGATCATCTGCCTGGGCGACAGCGCCGTGGGCAAGTCCAA GCTGCTGGAGCGGTTCCTGCTCGACGGCTT CCGCCCGCAGCAGCTGTCCACGTTCGCGCTGACCCTGTACCAGCACCGCGCCCGCGTGGGCGGGCAGCAGGTCCGCGTGG ACTTCTGGGACACAGCGGGCCAGGAGCGGTTCCAGAGCATGCACGCCTCCTACTACCACCAGGCCCACGCCTGCATCATG GTGTTTGATGTGCAGCGGAAGGTCACCTACAAGAACCTGAACAGCTGGTACAGGGAGCTGAGGGAATTCCGCCCGGAGATTCCCTGCATTGTGGTGGCCAACAAGATTGATG CGGACATGAAGGTGACCCAGAAAAGCTTCAACTTTGCCCGGAAGTTCAGTTTGCCCTTTTACTTTGTGTCTGCTGCCGACGGCACCAACGTGGTGAAG CTCTTCAACGATGCCATCAGACTGGCCGTGGCTTACAAACAGCACTCGGGAGACTTCATGGACCAggtcctgcaggagctggag AGCTTTGACCTGCAGAAGACGAACGAGGATTTGTCAGATAAAGAGAAGAGCTGCCCTGAAGAGGAAACCCCATCTGCCTAA
- the LOC135415258 gene encoding nucleoside diphosphate kinase 6-like, producing the protein MAAPRLQLTLALLKPDAVAHPLVREAVHAAILRHRFLIVRAKELRCGPEQSRRFYREHAGRFFYQRLVEFMARYCRRCAGRPRAAGDPRVEGPPGGGSPAGSRGGCAGCGSWEAPAAGGPMWAYILAHENAVPRWRSLMGPTKVFRARHSDPDSIRGAYGLTDTRNTTHGSDSPASASREIAFFFPEFDEQRWYEQDEPRLRRGQVFYSPEERVHRVLRADEAEVQIQGSAGHCCCPCPQQCPGWICSGSCVPSHRSESCCPQCC; encoded by the exons ATGGCGGCCCCGCGGCTGCAGCTGACGCTGGCGCTGCTCAAGCCGGACGCGGTCGCGCACCCGCTGGTGCGGGAG GCCGTGCACGCCGCCATCCTCCGCCACCGGTTCCTCATCGTGCGCGCCAAGGAGCTGCGGTGCGGCCCCGAGCAGAGCCGCCGCTTCTACCGGGAGCACGCGG GGCGGTTCTTCTACCAGCGGCTCGTGGAGTTCATGGCCAGGTACTGCCGCAGGtgtgcggggcggccccgcgctgCAGGTGACCCGCGTGTGGAGGGGCCGCCCGGCGGTGGGAGCCCCGCTGGGAGCCGCGGAGGGTGTGCGGggtgtgggagctgggaggctCCGGCCGCAGG TGGCCCCATGTGGGCTTACATCCTGGCCCATGAGAACGCTGTCCCTCGCTGGAGATCCCTGATGGGACCCACCAAAGTGTTCCGAGCCCGACACAGTGACCCGGACTCCATCCGAGGAGCCTACGGCCTTACGGACACCAGGAACACCACCCATGGCTCAG ACTCACCCGCCTCAGCCAGCAGAGAAattgcctttttcttccccGAGTTCGACGAGCAGCGCTGGTACGAGCAGGACGAGCCGCGGCTGCGCCGTGGGCAGGTGTTCTACAGCCCCGAGGAGCGCGTGCACCGCGTGCTCCGGGCAGACGAGGCAGAG GTACAGATCCAGGGATCTGCGGGACAttgctgctgtccctgtccccagcagtgTCCAGGGTGGATCTGCTCAGGATCCTGTGTGCCTTCACACAGGTCTGAGAGCTGCTGTCCTCAATGCTGCTGA